In a single window of the Melioribacteraceae bacterium genome:
- the htpX gene encoding zinc metalloprotease HtpX, giving the protein MNGFKTAILMALMMVLLMIIGNIFGGQTGMMIAFFISLAMNFGSYWFSDKIVLKMYGAQQVTRNDSPQLYDMVEKLSSRAELPMPKVYIMNNPAPNAFATGRNPQNGAVAVTSGIMSLLNKDELEGVIAHELAHIKNRDILVGTIAATIAGTITYIAHFAGFFGGRSDDDEGTNPIVAILMMILAPIAAMLIQMAISRSREYMADEGGAQISGKPLALAGALNKLQFGNQRIPMQNAGQSSAHMFIVNPLTGKSFTKLFSTHPPIEERVSRLQEIASGRR; this is encoded by the coding sequence ATGAATGGATTTAAAACGGCAATACTAATGGCATTAATGATGGTATTGTTAATGATAATTGGTAATATTTTTGGCGGACAAACAGGTATGATGATAGCATTCTTTATTTCTCTGGCAATGAATTTTGGATCATATTGGTTCTCCGATAAAATAGTTCTTAAAATGTATGGCGCACAACAGGTTACAAGGAATGACTCTCCCCAGCTTTACGACATGGTTGAGAAACTTTCCAGCCGCGCTGAACTACCCATGCCTAAAGTATATATAATGAATAATCCGGCTCCAAACGCATTTGCCACCGGAAGAAATCCTCAAAATGGGGCAGTTGCGGTTACTTCTGGAATAATGAGTTTATTAAATAAAGATGAGCTCGAAGGGGTGATTGCCCATGAGTTGGCTCATATAAAAAATCGTGATATTCTTGTGGGAACCATCGCGGCAACAATAGCTGGAACAATTACATACATTGCGCATTTTGCTGGATTTTTTGGCGGAAGAAGTGATGATGATGAAGGGACAAATCCAATTGTTGCGATATTGATGATGATTTTGGCGCCAATTGCGGCAATGTTAATTCAGATGGCGATCTCGAGATCACGTGAATATATGGCCGATGAGGGAGGTGCTCAAATTTCGGGTAAGCCGCTAGCGCTTGCCGGTGCGTTAAATAAATTGCAATTTGGAAACCAGAGAATTCCAATGCAAAATGCGGGTCAATCCTCAGCGCATATGTTTATAGTTAATCCATTGACTGGGAAATCATTTACAAAATTGTTTTCAACTCATCCACCAATAGAAGAAAGAGTAAGCAGATTGCAAGAAATTGCGTCTGGTAGAAGATAA
- the porQ gene encoding type IX secretion system protein PorQ, whose protein sequence is MFSRIKFVILSVILAGTTIFAQSTYNFLRVDVSPRAAALAGSFVANYDDPNVMFYNPAGINLLEGTPVSFSYLNHLMDINSASVAVSKKIEDWGRLSAGINYINYGTFTEADEFGKNLGEFGAGEMALYLGYGNMLDSNFYYGANVKFIYSGIAEYSSTALAVDLGLNYTIAESRLSFGFSVLNLGSQLSSYIDLKEDLPIDIRLGFSKELERMPLRFYWSFNKLNEKGDNFTSRFKNITAGAEFKLGKSLRLRFGYDNQKRRELKLGSGAGLAGFNLGLGFLVSGYTVDYGFSSLGSVGALHRFGITTTF, encoded by the coding sequence ATGTTCTCAAGAATAAAATTTGTAATTCTTTCTGTAATACTTGCCGGTACTACTATTTTTGCTCAAAGTACTTATAATTTTCTGAGGGTGGATGTGAGTCCCAGAGCTGCGGCTTTAGCGGGTAGTTTCGTGGCTAATTACGATGATCCCAATGTAATGTTTTATAATCCGGCCGGTATAAATTTATTAGAGGGAACTCCCGTCTCATTTTCCTATCTCAATCACTTGATGGATATTAATTCAGCATCTGTGGCAGTATCAAAAAAAATTGAGGATTGGGGACGGTTAAGCGCCGGGATTAACTATATAAATTATGGCACATTTACAGAAGCCGATGAGTTTGGTAAAAATTTGGGTGAATTTGGTGCCGGTGAGATGGCGCTTTATCTTGGTTACGGTAATATGCTGGATAGTAATTTTTATTATGGCGCCAATGTTAAGTTTATCTATTCGGGTATCGCTGAATATTCTTCTACTGCATTAGCTGTTGATTTGGGTTTAAATTATACAATCGCCGAAAGCCGGTTAAGTTTTGGTTTTTCTGTACTTAATCTTGGTTCACAATTATCGAGCTATATTGATCTAAAAGAAGATTTACCAATTGATATTAGATTAGGATTCTCAAAAGAACTCGAACGAATGCCTTTAAGATTCTACTGGTCCTTCAATAAATTAAATGAAAAGGGGGATAATTTTACTTCCCGTTTTAAAAATATAACCGCAGGAGCTGAATTTAAACTTGGCAAAAGCTTACGACTTCGTTTTGGTTATGATAATCAAAAAAGAAGGGAACTCAAGCTTGGATCCGGAGCTGGGTTAGCCGGATTTAATTTAGGGCTTGGATTTTTAGTTAGCGGCTACACAGTAGATTACGGTTTTTCATCCCTTGGTTCTGTAGGTGCTTTACACAGGTTTGGAATTACAACCACTTTTTAA